A genomic segment from Antedon mediterranea chromosome 6, ecAntMedi1.1, whole genome shotgun sequence encodes:
- the LOC140051142 gene encoding protein phosphatase Mn(2+)-dependent 1K-like encodes MLRFISRRSPTYRNISKLTARFVSSEETFWSREPNQEPSHCINQKNFGVWENRIEEPILLQQSIKHGIPIPKISLEMVGHASLTGRKSVNEDRIRIHELQPNLLYFGIFDGHGGGLAADYTQKHLEHHISYWISREDDLQIVLQNAFIDLNNKFMRYLILESGNPLSNSGTTATVCLLRNGNELVLSHVGDTRLTLCRKGKAIRLSRDHEPEVPAEQERIKKAGGFISCDSIGRPLVNGVLSMSRSIGDTELKRYGVTAAPQTKSVEIKHSKDGFLIFTTDGVHFVMTDQEICDAINRVDDPREAARFIVDQAMQFGSDDNASAMVIPLGQWGNQEYLNPNSLYSLRWRGRSNC; translated from the exons ATGCTTCGTTTTATTTCGAGGAGATCACCAACCTACAGAAATATCTCAAAACTTACAGCAAGATTCGTCTCGTCCGAAGAAACGTTTTGGTCCCGTGAACCAAATCAGGAACCAAGTCACTGTATTAATCAAAAAAACTTTGGTGTGTGGGAAAACAGGATTGAAGAACCAATACTGTTACAGCAGAGTATTAAACATGGAATACCTATCCCAAAGATTTCACTTGAAATGGTTGGTCATGCATCATTAACCGGAAGAAAAAGTGTCAATGAAGACCGAATTCGTATTCATGAACTTCAGCCAAACCTGTTGTATTTTGGGATATTTGACGGACATGGTGGTGGGTTAGCTGCAGATTATACTCAAAAACATTTAGAACATCATATATCATACTGGATATCGCGTGAAGATGACCTCCAAATTGTTTTACAGAACGCATTTATCGACCTCAATAATAAGTTTATGAGATATCTAATACTTGAAAGTGGAA aTCCTTTATCAAACTCAGGTACGACCGCCACTGTTTGTTTGTTACGCAATGGAAATGAGTTGGTGTTAAGCCATGTTGGTGACACACGTTTAACTTTATGCCGAAAAGGAAAAGCAATACGCTTGAGTCGAGATCATGAACCAGAAGTTCCTGCTGAACAGGAGAGAATTAAAAAGGCTGGTGGATTCATCAG ctGTGACAGCATTGGTAGACCACTTGTAAATGGTGTATTATCAATGAGTCGTAGTATTGGAGATACAGAGTTAAAGAGATATGGAGTGACTGCTGCACCACAAACAAAATCAGTTGAA atAAAACACAGCAAAGACGGTTTCCTGATATTCACTACTGATGGTGTTCATTTTGTGATGACGGATCAAGAGATCTGCGACGCCATTAACCGCGTTGACGATCCACGAGAAGCGGCCCGTTTTATAGTGGATCAGGCTATGCAGTTTGGGAGCGATGACAATGCCAGTGCCATGGTGATACCACTTGGACAATGGGGAAATCAAGAATACCTTAATCCTAATTCTCTGTACAGTTTAAGATGGAGAGGGAGGTCAAATTGTTAA
- the LOC140051141 gene encoding coiled-coil domain-containing protein 6-like encodes MDSNMADSTSASEIESDTDSIKMTPSSSKRKEELCNRIKSLEQENTVLKIEVETYKLKCKSLQADNKELKKASVNIQVQAEQEEEFISNTLLKKIQVLKKEKEKLAVNYEQEEEFLTNDLSRKLTQLRQEKAQLEQTLEQEQEYQVNKLMRKIDKLENETGSKQRKLEELRREKVDLENALEQEQEALVNRLWKRMDRLEAEKRILQEKLDEPVSAPPSPREIKNGDTTQILSIHVQTLRQEVLRLRRQLHMTQMEKSEQMAQLMQEEKGVKEENIRLQRRLLLEQERREALSRHLSESESSLEMDDERHFNEMTAHGLRPRTISSPIPYSPNANRPTSPAMHAFSPPSPASRSTPASAGTPSPMSFGTSPPVSHLRHRAASTTPERFVKPQAPPQS; translated from the exons ATGGATAGCAACATGGCTGATAGCACGAGTGCTAGCGAGATTGAAAGTGATACAGATAGTATTAAAATGACACCATCTTCGTCTAAAAGAAAGGAAGAATTGTGCAATAGGATTAAATCACTGGAACAAGAAAACACAGTGTTGAAAATCGAGGTGGAAACGTACAAATTAAAGTGCAAATCTCTGCAGGCCGATAACAAAGAGTTGAAGAAAGCGAGCGTGAACATT CAAGTACAGGCAGAACAAGAGGAAGAATTTATTAGCAATACACTATTGAAGAAAATTCAAGTTCtgaaaaaagagaaagaaaagcTAGCTGTTAATTATGAACAAGAAGAAGAGTTTCTTACTAACGATCTTTCACGGAAACTTACTCAG ctcCGTCAAGAGAAAGCTCAGTTGGAGCAGACATTAGAGCAGGAACAGGAATATCAAGTGAATAAATTGATGAGAAAGATTGATAAATTAGAGAATGAAACTGGCTCTAAGCAAAGAAAACTGGAAGAG CTTCGTCGAGAGAAAGTAGATCTGGAGAATGCACTAGAACAGGAACAAGAAGCTCTAGTAAACAGACTCTGGAAAAGGATGGATCGACTAGAAGCTGAAAAAAG AATTTTGCAAGAAAAATTAGATGAACCAGTATCAGCTCCACCATCTCCCCGGGAAATTAAGAACGGGGACACGACCCAGATTCTTAGTATTCATGTTCAGACGCTACGCCAGGAAGTGTTGAGGCTACGTCGACAACTTCATATGACACAAATGGAAA AATCTGAACAAATGGCCCAGTTGATGCAAGAGGAGAAAGGCGTCAAAGAAGAAAATATTCGGTTGCAACGGAGACTCCTTCTGGAACAGGAGCGCCGTGAAGCATTAAGTCGTCACCTGTCAGAGAGTGAGTCTAGTTTGGAGATGGATGATGAACGGCACTTCAACGAGATGACAGCGCATGGTCTCCGTCCAAGAACCATCTCTAGTCCCATACCTTATTCACCTAATGCAAACAGACCAACATCACCTG CAATGCATGCCTTTTCACCGCCCTCTCCAGCCAGTAGAAGTACCCCAGCCTCGGCTGGTACCCCATCTCCAATGTCATTTGGAACATCTCCACCTGTTAGTCACCTG AGACACAGAGCAGCTAGTACCACACCAGAGAGGTTTGTTAAGCCACAGGCACCACCTCAATCTTAG